Proteins from a single region of Sediminitomix flava:
- a CDS encoding YoaK family protein, which produces MYKQQGDKREFLHDVSMAAILSGIAGLVGITGFLAFGILPTNVTGHVADFSVNFAQNFVANSVLWIAAFYSGAFFCSWYLDFKFPEKKHFPYVFPIFIEMLLLIFVGFAHTKQLEMGIPDSFFASILLFAMGLQNALVTKISGAVVRTTHMTGLLTDLAIETSRLFNHKSNLDEKTSRSILLRLTILFCFIIGGVIGYYLHERIAIFTFIVPAVVLGFTIIGELLATFKILYKRQGALPKLKGAIVKTK; this is translated from the coding sequence ATGTACAAACAACAAGGGGATAAGAGGGAGTTTTTACATGATGTCAGCATGGCTGCTATTCTGTCGGGTATTGCAGGATTAGTAGGAATTACTGGTTTTCTAGCTTTCGGGATTTTACCAACCAATGTAACAGGTCATGTTGCAGATTTCTCTGTAAACTTTGCTCAAAACTTCGTAGCCAATTCTGTTCTTTGGATTGCAGCTTTCTATTCAGGAGCCTTTTTCTGTAGTTGGTATCTTGATTTTAAGTTTCCAGAGAAAAAACATTTTCCATATGTGTTTCCGATTTTCATTGAAATGCTTTTACTAATTTTTGTGGGTTTTGCACATACAAAGCAATTGGAAATGGGAATCCCAGATTCATTCTTTGCAAGTATTCTTCTATTTGCAATGGGACTTCAAAATGCATTGGTTACAAAAATTTCTGGTGCTGTAGTTCGTACAACACATATGACGGGCTTACTTACCGATTTAGCTATTGAAACTTCAAGGCTATTCAATCATAAGTCTAATTTAGATGAGAAAACTTCGAGAAGTATTTTACTTCGACTAACAATTCTTTTCTGCTTTATAATTGGTGGTGTAATAGGATATTACCTTCATGAAAGAATCGCGATTTTCACATTTATCGTACCTGCTGTAGTACTTGGTTTTACGATTATTGGAGAGCTCTTAGCTACATTCAAGATTCTTTATAAAAGACAAGGGGCACTTCCTAAATTGAAAGGCGCAATAGTGAAAACGAAATAA
- a CDS encoding universal stress protein yields the protein MSTYKRILVPTDFSVQAEKALEVAVDIARRTQAEITLLHVVDVPMPAGTDPNALYHTVDLSVNPFFKENSTEYINRKVEVFRKTYEDVTLHTHVVFDVTQKHIAEYISENPADIIVMGTSGVNGIDELLVGSNTEKVIRLSGTPVLSIKDHQDEFEPKTMVFASDFKKISYQSVEKLKAFQALYNTKILFTKIITPNSFETTIKTENTIEDFVKEHSFENYEIHHFNFFSEEEGIRVFAEDKNADLIAMTTHGRTGISHILMGSVAEEVANHSKLAVLTFNQHFDKKD from the coding sequence ATGAGCACCTACAAACGCATACTCGTTCCAACAGACTTCTCAGTCCAAGCAGAAAAAGCCCTTGAGGTAGCGGTAGATATTGCTCGACGAACTCAGGCTGAAATTACATTACTACATGTAGTTGATGTACCAATGCCAGCAGGAACAGATCCAAATGCGCTTTACCACACTGTGGATTTAAGTGTGAATCCGTTCTTCAAAGAAAACAGCACGGAATACATCAACCGTAAAGTAGAAGTGTTTAGAAAAACATATGAAGATGTAACGCTTCACACTCATGTAGTATTTGATGTTACACAAAAGCATATTGCTGAATACATCTCAGAAAACCCAGCAGACATTATTGTAATGGGGACGTCGGGAGTAAATGGTATTGACGAACTCTTGGTTGGTTCAAACACTGAAAAAGTGATTAGACTATCAGGAACACCTGTATTGTCTATCAAAGACCACCAAGATGAGTTTGAGCCAAAAACAATGGTTTTTGCATCAGACTTCAAGAAAATATCTTATCAATCAGTTGAGAAACTGAAAGCGTTCCAAGCTTTGTACAATACGAAGATATTGTTCACAAAGATCATTACGCCAAACTCATTTGAGACAACGATCAAAACTGAAAACACCATTGAAGATTTTGTGAAAGAGCATAGTTTCGAAAACTATGAAATTCACCACTTCAACTTCTTCTCAGAAGAGGAAGGAATCAGAGTATTCGCAGAAGATAAAAATGCGGATTTGATTGCGATGACTACACATGGTAGAACTGGTATCTCTCACATACTCATGGGTAGTGTAGCTGAAGAAGTAGCAAATCATTCTAAGCTAGCAGTGTTGACTTTCAATCAACATTTCGATAAAAAAGATTAG
- a CDS encoding SixA phosphatase family protein codes for MKQIVLIRHAEAENSYLGGSDFDRDLTTEGITHAIQLGRELNTEGLEVDKLIFSTAQRTKETTRYISELLNLSEEKLEEAPSIYNASVGQLYEMIQGLDNTMNSVVLVGHNPAISYLAEYLTEEFYSFVPASAVAIELDVEEWNHIVKGFGTIKFTKRM; via the coding sequence ATGAAGCAAATTGTGTTGATAAGACATGCAGAAGCAGAAAACAGTTACTTGGGTGGGTCGGACTTCGACAGAGATTTAACCACTGAAGGAATTACACATGCTATTCAGTTGGGGAGAGAATTAAATACTGAAGGTTTAGAAGTAGATAAACTGATTTTTAGTACCGCTCAAAGAACAAAAGAAACAACTCGATACATTTCTGAGTTATTAAACCTTTCCGAAGAAAAGTTGGAGGAAGCTCCTTCAATTTATAATGCTTCTGTTGGGCAACTTTACGAGATGATTCAAGGCTTAGATAATACTATGAATTCGGTGGTTTTGGTAGGTCATAATCCTGCAATAAGCTATCTAGCAGAGTATTTAACAGAAGAATTTTACTCTTTTGTACCAGCTTCTGCAGTAGCCATCGAATTGGATGTAGAAGAGTGGAATCATATCGTAAAAGGATTCGGAACGATTAAATTCACAAAAAGAATGTGA
- a CDS encoding DUF481 domain-containing protein, which produces MIRVLFLLFLFFSIQISICKAQTDSLIFENGDKMVGELKNMEYGVIVMKTNYSDSDFKIEWDGIDQIFSSTLFLITISDGTRYIGYLFSMPDKRIRITDEYGIIFYENIDDIVFLKSLELGILSRVSASIDLSLSVIKANNLTQLNTRNTLGYVAKRWSIDTYYNTLVSVQDSVSDTKRIDSNINYRWFLPNDWYLPANATFLSNNEQNLRLRVIGSLGVGKYLIHQNTFYWGINIGISFVQERFTTSDPDQQSWEGYAGMELNLFDIKDIKLQTILFVYPGLTEQGRLRSDFSFDLKYDLPKDFYFRLGLSLNYDSRPIEGGSQTDYVFTTGFGWEW; this is translated from the coding sequence ATGATCAGAGTACTATTCCTTCTATTTCTATTCTTTAGTATTCAAATTTCAATTTGTAAGGCTCAAACTGATTCTCTGATTTTTGAAAATGGAGACAAGATGGTTGGAGAACTTAAAAATATGGAATATGGAGTTATTGTCATGAAGACAAATTATAGTGATAGTGACTTCAAAATTGAATGGGATGGTATTGATCAAATTTTCTCCTCTACTCTATTTCTAATTACAATTTCTGATGGAACAAGGTATATTGGCTACCTCTTTTCTATGCCCGACAAGAGAATTCGGATTACAGATGAATACGGCATTATCTTCTATGAAAATATAGATGATATCGTTTTCCTCAAATCACTTGAATTGGGAATTCTGAGTCGAGTTTCAGCATCTATTGACCTTAGTTTAAGTGTCATCAAGGCCAATAATCTGACACAACTTAATACGCGTAACACTCTTGGTTATGTCGCTAAAAGATGGTCAATAGACACCTATTACAATACATTGGTTTCCGTACAAGATAGCGTTTCTGATACGAAGAGAATTGACTCTAATATCAATTACCGATGGTTTTTGCCTAATGATTGGTACCTTCCTGCCAATGCAACTTTTCTTTCTAACAACGAACAAAACCTAAGATTAAGAGTCATCGGTTCGCTTGGAGTAGGAAAATACTTAATTCATCAGAATACATTTTATTGGGGGATAAATATCGGTATTTCTTTTGTTCAAGAACGGTTCACGACTTCAGACCCCGATCAGCAAAGTTGGGAAGGTTATGCAGGAATGGAATTAAACCTATTTGACATTAAAGACATCAAATTACAAACTATACTTTTTGTTTACCCAGGTTTAACAGAGCAAGGGCGATTAAGGTCAGATTTTTCTTTTGACTTAAAATATGATTTACCCAAAGATTTCTACTTCAGACTCGGACTTAGCTTAAACTACGACAGTAGACCTATTGAAGGCGGTTCACAAACAGATTATGTATTTACGACAGGTTTCGGGTGGGAATGGTAA
- a CDS encoding aminotransferase class V-fold PLP-dependent enzyme, translating into MTKNYHLTPGPSELYFTVPDHIQMALKNNVASISHRSQAFKDIYAHTEKEVRKLLSIPEDYFMVFTSSANEIWERLLQNCTSESSFHLVNGSFSKKFYDFSTQLGRNAQKVEAPFGEGFKTDEIEFPSDVEMICLTQNETSSGVQLPVEEIYKVRERNQEALIVLDAVSAVPYVDLDLTKIDSLYFSVQKGMGLPAGLGVWVFNQRCVDKCNQLMEAGQKVGTYHSIPALLKQAENNMTPETPNVLNIYLLGKVAEDMNRRGVDMIRGEMDYKSTMTYGLLDRHPNFKPIVDNKDHRSKTVIVTEVIGKEPSEVIDYLKKEGLIIGTGYGKYKANQVRIANFPTHSKEIYFKLNDLLESLK; encoded by the coding sequence ATGACTAAAAATTATCACCTTACACCAGGACCAAGCGAATTGTATTTTACAGTTCCAGATCATATTCAAATGGCTTTGAAAAACAATGTGGCTTCAATTTCTCACAGAAGCCAAGCTTTCAAAGACATTTATGCACATACAGAAAAAGAAGTAAGAAAACTTCTTAGCATTCCAGAAGACTATTTTATGGTCTTTACAAGCTCTGCCAATGAAATATGGGAGCGTTTGCTACAAAACTGTACAAGTGAATCTTCTTTCCACTTGGTGAATGGCTCTTTCTCAAAGAAATTCTATGATTTCTCAACGCAATTGGGGCGAAATGCTCAGAAAGTAGAAGCTCCATTTGGTGAAGGATTCAAGACAGATGAAATCGAATTTCCATCAGATGTTGAGATGATTTGCCTAACGCAAAATGAAACCTCTTCGGGTGTCCAACTTCCAGTTGAGGAAATTTATAAGGTTAGAGAAAGAAATCAAGAAGCTCTGATTGTTCTAGATGCTGTTTCAGCTGTTCCTTATGTTGATCTTGATCTTACTAAAATTGATTCCCTTTACTTTTCTGTGCAAAAAGGAATGGGATTGCCTGCAGGTCTTGGAGTTTGGGTTTTCAATCAAAGATGTGTAGATAAGTGTAATCAATTGATGGAAGCTGGACAGAAAGTTGGAACTTACCACAGCATTCCAGCTCTTCTGAAACAAGCTGAAAACAATATGACTCCAGAAACGCCGAATGTCTTGAATATTTACCTTTTGGGTAAAGTAGCAGAAGATATGAACCGTAGAGGAGTAGATATGATTCGTGGAGAAATGGATTATAAGTCTACCATGACTTATGGTTTGCTAGACCGTCACCCGAATTTTAAGCCTATTGTTGATAACAAAGACCATCGTTCTAAAACGGTTATCGTTACTGAGGTGATTGGAAAAGAGCCTTCTGAAGTAATTGATTATTTGAAGAAAGAGGGACTTATTATTGGTACAGGTTACGGAAAATATAAAGCAAATCAAGTACGTATTGCTAACTTTCCAACACATTCAAAAGAGATATACTTTAAGTTGAATGATTTATTAGAATCATTAAAATAA
- the serA gene encoding phosphoglycerate dehydrogenase yields MSEKKFFVIDFDSTFTQVEALDVLIEISHAENPDKEDLANQVKELTDQAMEGSLSFDEALDRRVKLLDANKKHIDTLVSELKGKVSDSFKRNKEFLSQNAEDVFIVSNGFKDFITPVVSEYGILEQNIFANTFTYDVDGNINGYDTENLLTKPQGKVAQMKELDLKGEVLVIGDGYTDYEIRKEGMADKFYAFTENVSRPSVVENADMVAPNLDEILYENKLPMAVSYPKSRIKVLLLENVHPNAKATLEEEGYQVELHKGAMDEEELSEKIKDVSIIGIRSKTNITKKVLENANRLMAIGTFCIGTNQVDLETAQEKGIAVFNAPFSNTRSVVELALGEIIMLMRNIPDNIEMMHQGKWNKSATGSFEIRNKKLGIIGYGNIGSQLSVIAEAVGMEVYYYDIIEKLALGNAKKCTSLEELLNKVDVVSLHVDGRAENKSFFGAKEFAMMKDGATFVNLARGPVVDVQALRDALDSGKLKGAGVDVFPTEPKNNQEPFKSVLQGAKNLILTPHIGGSTLEAQENIAEFVPNKLIDYVNTGNTFNSVNFPNLQLPQLNNAHRLLHIHRNEAGVLAKINSIMADYGINIVGQYLKTNEKIGYVITDIDKAYDPKLIEALKEIEGTIKLRVLY; encoded by the coding sequence ATGAGTGAAAAAAAATTCTTTGTCATTGATTTCGACAGTACCTTCACACAAGTTGAAGCCTTAGATGTTTTGATCGAAATTTCACATGCTGAAAACCCTGATAAAGAGGATTTAGCAAACCAAGTGAAAGAACTTACAGATCAAGCTATGGAAGGTTCTTTGTCTTTTGATGAAGCACTAGATCGAAGAGTAAAACTATTGGATGCTAACAAAAAGCATATCGATACATTAGTTTCAGAATTGAAAGGTAAGGTTTCCGATTCCTTTAAAAGAAACAAAGAATTTCTTTCGCAAAATGCTGAGGATGTTTTTATCGTTTCAAATGGCTTTAAAGATTTCATTACTCCTGTAGTGAGCGAGTATGGTATCTTGGAGCAAAATATTTTCGCAAATACATTTACTTATGATGTAGACGGAAATATTAATGGCTATGACACTGAAAACCTACTTACTAAACCACAAGGTAAGGTTGCTCAAATGAAAGAGCTTGATCTTAAAGGTGAAGTTTTGGTAATTGGTGATGGCTATACTGATTATGAAATTAGAAAGGAGGGAATGGCTGACAAGTTCTACGCATTTACTGAAAATGTAAGTAGACCTTCTGTAGTTGAGAATGCAGATATGGTTGCGCCAAACCTAGATGAAATCCTTTACGAAAATAAATTACCAATGGCGGTTTCTTATCCAAAAAGCCGAATCAAGGTATTGTTGCTAGAAAACGTTCATCCGAATGCTAAAGCAACTCTTGAGGAAGAAGGCTATCAAGTTGAGCTTCATAAAGGAGCAATGGACGAAGAAGAATTGTCTGAGAAGATCAAAGATGTTTCAATCATCGGTATCCGATCTAAGACAAATATCACGAAAAAGGTATTGGAAAATGCCAACCGTCTGATGGCAATTGGTACGTTCTGTATCGGAACGAACCAAGTTGATCTTGAAACAGCTCAAGAGAAAGGAATTGCAGTATTTAATGCTCCTTTCAGTAACACTCGTAGTGTGGTTGAGCTTGCACTTGGTGAAATTATCATGTTGATGCGTAATATTCCTGATAATATTGAAATGATGCATCAAGGAAAATGGAACAAGTCGGCTACGGGTTCATTTGAGATCAGAAACAAGAAGTTAGGAATTATTGGATACGGAAATATCGGATCACAACTTTCTGTAATAGCAGAGGCTGTGGGTATGGAAGTATACTATTACGATATTATTGAGAAGCTTGCACTTGGTAATGCCAAAAAGTGTACTTCACTTGAGGAGCTTCTAAATAAAGTGGATGTAGTTTCACTTCATGTAGATGGTCGTGCAGAAAACAAGAGTTTCTTCGGTGCGAAGGAGTTCGCAATGATGAAAGACGGGGCTACTTTTGTAAACCTTGCAAGAGGTCCTGTAGTTGACGTTCAAGCACTTCGTGATGCACTAGATAGTGGAAAGCTAAAAGGTGCGGGTGTAGATGTTTTCCCTACTGAGCCAAAAAATAATCAAGAGCCATTTAAGTCGGTACTTCAAGGTGCTAAAAACTTGATTTTGACTCCTCACATTGGTGGTAGTACTTTGGAAGCACAAGAAAACATTGCTGAATTTGTGCCCAATAAGTTGATTGACTATGTAAATACGGGTAATACATTTAATAGTGTAAACTTCCCTAACTTACAATTGCCTCAATTGAATAATGCACACCGTTTGCTTCATATTCATAGAAACGAAGCTGGGGTTTTGGCAAAAATCAACAGTATCATGGCAGATTACGGAATCAATATTGTTGGCCAGTATTTGAAGACAAACGAGAAAATTGGTTACGTGATCACAGATATCGACAAGGCTTATGATCCGAAATTGATTGAAGCATTGAAAGAAATTGAAGGAACAATTAAATTGAGAGTGCTATATTAA
- a CDS encoding sensor histidine kinase, protein MRKHFDLLIDLFIGSKTELSMEERVLNSIYFLSVTCSFVLAITFQNSTLSEQFIYILYIVGVICLVGFYISRVKAKYQAGLYLMLPIQMCITFFDWKENGGIRGTIILTLATAVVMNIHIFPRKLYRKMAIGTFTYVFLLIFLEIQFPEIINFPKGPITAAGFHWIFMLVMIFFISLLFKDEDFRRKKVLIDKEKELSEALEREKELNMLKSKFVSMVSHQFKTPLTVIHSSTELLHLKASKTLDDDSMQKCNKQFENVFTSINNITQMMDRVLAYHHLESGQINFFPSKQSLSELIIKSVKHHPSAIPFSQRKIIFNGEEKLVEFDSYFIVHCVDNLLSNAIKYGKKGEFPIVEISYENSYVKLNITDHGIGIPKEDIPRLFDAFYRAKNVDNIKGTGVGLSVVKQFVELHGGSIFVVSEVKKMTIFSIVLPYSQNTTDIEKKGIERKPLEEYK, encoded by the coding sequence ATGCGTAAACATTTCGATTTATTAATAGACCTATTTATTGGTAGTAAAACAGAGCTTAGTATGGAGGAAAGGGTACTCAATAGTATATATTTCCTGTCGGTTACATGTAGTTTTGTACTTGCAATTACTTTTCAGAATTCCACCTTATCTGAGCAATTCATCTATATTCTATATATAGTTGGGGTAATTTGTTTGGTTGGCTTTTATATAAGTCGTGTAAAAGCAAAGTACCAAGCTGGGCTTTATCTGATGTTGCCTATACAAATGTGTATTACATTTTTTGATTGGAAGGAAAACGGCGGAATAAGAGGTACAATAATTCTAACTCTGGCCACTGCTGTTGTGATGAATATCCACATATTTCCGAGAAAGTTATACCGCAAAATGGCAATAGGTACATTCACTTATGTTTTCTTACTTATCTTCTTAGAGATTCAATTTCCCGAAATTATCAACTTTCCTAAAGGCCCAATTACTGCAGCCGGATTCCATTGGATTTTTATGCTTGTAATGATATTTTTCATTTCACTACTTTTCAAGGATGAAGACTTTAGGAGGAAGAAAGTTCTTATTGACAAAGAAAAAGAGTTATCGGAAGCTCTTGAACGAGAAAAAGAGCTGAATATGCTGAAGAGTAAATTTGTGTCTATGGTTTCTCATCAGTTTAAAACGCCTCTAACAGTAATTCATAGTTCAACAGAGCTTTTGCACCTGAAAGCATCTAAAACGCTAGATGATGATAGTATGCAAAAATGTAATAAGCAGTTTGAGAATGTGTTTACTTCTATAAATAACATCACTCAAATGATGGATAGGGTTTTGGCATATCATCATTTAGAATCTGGGCAAATTAACTTTTTCCCATCTAAGCAATCTCTTTCTGAACTTATCATAAAATCAGTCAAACATCATCCTTCAGCTATTCCATTTTCTCAACGAAAGATCATTTTTAATGGGGAAGAAAAATTAGTTGAATTTGACAGTTACTTTATCGTTCATTGCGTTGATAATCTGTTGTCAAATGCAATCAAATACGGTAAAAAGGGAGAATTTCCGATTGTAGAAATTTCATATGAAAATAGTTATGTGAAATTAAATATTACAGATCATGGTATCGGAATTCCTAAAGAAGATATTCCTAGACTATTTGATGCTTTTTACCGAGCCAAAAATGTAGATAACATCAAAGGTACAGGAGTTGGTCTTTCAGTCGTGAAGCAATTCGTAGAGTTGCATGGTGGTTCTATATTTGTCGTAAGTGAAGTGAAGAAGATGACAATCTTTTCGATAGTTTTACCCTATTCCCAAAATACTACAGATATTGAAAAGAAAGGTATAGAGAGAAAACCTTTAGAGGAATATAAGTAA
- a CDS encoding AsmA-like C-terminal region-containing protein, translated as MKVIMKFVKYFLVFTVGMIVLTTGLFYLNRKAIKDKVIDIANSLQPGELKVQKIHLSPFSHFPKVSLRLQDVTYFERAEEIREEKERPICKINDFYLAFNISDLMVGNINVAEVTLDSAYFGLLQYQDSSLNIFNAVGFDPTDSTQTKEETKEVQRDKPLDIVLERLEINNLVLDFESEPKEKRAALRVDHFDTSFQLRDRRLYSKINTNMTLLGIKHKEKVMLKDKPISFKSHLKINQNNMFIEILEAHLSVFEAQFGIEGSYAVQQNGYADLKINAEKEDLSLLTFLTNGWVNTKGQKSEDNGKIYLNATIKGETKDTIPFIEANFGAKDVSLYGKENNIALENIGFKGYLSTGSKADLSEGVIKLEDLNVDSKSGKIRMSASVKNLKTPYLDFTTNSSFDLATLNPFLKGDKIKHLKGGIELKGSVKSTIDKKNNYYISDGGKVGLFLKDISFEIPQTAQKYEDINGILYLFENKLGIHDFKAKMNDSDIHFTGQAENILKHLAGQNANMKINAKLDSKMFHIDDFVKLDSTSQVDHGKIENLNIDLTLQTTSEKLNSYKLLPYGEFKINNLSAVLPGMSDLKKLKGRLEVAPEKIVIDGFEGNLGGSNINLSAELLNFESITSSDTEPLTLSYSINSNSMQVVDFFTFKNKLHVPQEYKNAALNGFKVNGKIDTSNKEIIKEQGFPFGEVTISKLEWRFNRTPLLFRDFNIKFIHKPNEMIIEDFTGKIGESDFTFNAHLENITDSTKHDLKGTFDVNAQMLNFNELLNANFVEASSSSGNPQAQTTSQQVSTTDTLTFNPFTAKYPSFDLKVNISHMKYAKMDITNFRGQIVTTPNRVIHFKDIGTDAAGGRLNFNGDLNLIDAENAVFKSKAEAKELDMNLIHFETTYEGETYSVADNFDGILNAQINSSLYLNPDLTVNLDKSVADIEASIRDGKIQNFGPLEAMSKYFSNKDLNNIRFAEIKNTLELKNAKVTIPKMDISSTIGQLYITGQQGLDMSMAYLVEVPVKLVRSVAWNTLTGRKKKSDSEDEIMTDEGGKYVAIRIVGDVEEYDVKLGKGKKVRQHQKEKKKEEKKSKKDKN; from the coding sequence ATGAAAGTAATTATGAAATTCGTGAAATACTTTTTGGTATTCACTGTCGGAATGATTGTATTGACTACAGGACTCTTTTACCTGAATAGGAAAGCAATCAAAGATAAAGTAATCGACATAGCTAATAGCTTACAACCAGGAGAATTAAAAGTACAGAAAATCCATTTATCCCCTTTTTCCCATTTTCCCAAAGTGTCTTTGCGACTGCAAGATGTAACTTATTTTGAACGAGCAGAAGAGATTAGAGAAGAGAAAGAACGTCCTATTTGCAAGATCAATGATTTTTATCTTGCCTTCAATATTTCAGATTTGATGGTCGGAAACATAAATGTAGCAGAGGTAACTCTTGATAGTGCTTACTTTGGACTTCTCCAATATCAAGATTCTTCATTGAATATTTTTAATGCAGTTGGATTTGACCCAACAGACTCTACCCAAACAAAGGAAGAAACAAAAGAAGTACAGCGAGATAAACCTTTGGATATTGTATTGGAACGACTAGAAATAAACAATCTAGTCTTAGATTTTGAGAGTGAACCTAAAGAGAAAAGAGCTGCGCTGAGGGTTGACCATTTTGATACTAGTTTTCAACTTCGAGATCGTAGATTGTATTCCAAAATCAATACAAACATGACACTTTTGGGAATTAAGCATAAAGAAAAAGTAATGCTTAAGGATAAGCCCATCAGTTTTAAGAGTCACCTAAAAATCAATCAGAACAATATGTTCATTGAGATTTTGGAAGCACATTTATCCGTTTTTGAAGCTCAATTTGGGATTGAAGGAAGCTATGCAGTTCAGCAGAATGGTTATGCTGACCTGAAAATTAATGCTGAAAAAGAAGATTTAAGTTTGCTAACGTTCCTCACAAATGGTTGGGTAAATACCAAAGGACAAAAAAGTGAAGACAATGGGAAAATCTATCTCAATGCAACAATAAAGGGAGAAACAAAAGATACAATTCCATTTATTGAAGCAAATTTTGGAGCTAAAGATGTCTCACTTTACGGTAAGGAAAATAATATCGCTTTAGAAAATATCGGTTTTAAAGGTTATCTGAGTACAGGTAGTAAAGCAGATTTATCAGAGGGAGTGATTAAACTAGAAGACTTGAATGTAGATTCAAAATCTGGAAAAATAAGGATGTCTGCTTCTGTGAAAAATTTGAAAACTCCTTACCTAGATTTTACCACCAACTCTTCCTTTGATTTAGCCACCTTGAATCCTTTCCTGAAAGGAGATAAGATAAAACACTTGAAAGGAGGAATTGAATTAAAAGGAAGTGTAAAAAGTACTATCGATAAAAAGAATAACTATTATATCAGTGATGGAGGGAAAGTAGGGCTATTCTTGAAAGATATTAGTTTTGAAATTCCTCAAACAGCGCAAAAATATGAGGACATAAACGGAATTTTGTACCTCTTTGAAAATAAGCTCGGGATTCATGACTTCAAAGCAAAAATGAATGATTCGGATATTCATTTTACAGGACAAGCTGAAAATATTTTGAAGCATTTGGCAGGTCAAAATGCAAACATGAAAATCAATGCGAAGCTAGATAGTAAAATGTTTCACATCGATGATTTTGTAAAGTTAGATAGTACTTCTCAAGTAGATCATGGGAAGATAGAAAATCTGAATATTGACCTTACACTGCAAACTACTTCAGAAAAGTTGAATAGCTATAAGTTGCTTCCTTACGGTGAATTCAAAATTAATAACCTTTCGGCAGTTCTTCCTGGCATGTCAGACCTAAAGAAGTTGAAAGGAAGACTTGAGGTTGCTCCCGAAAAAATAGTTATTGATGGCTTTGAAGGGAATTTAGGAGGAAGTAATATTAACTTATCTGCCGAGCTTTTAAATTTTGAATCGATTACTTCGAGTGATACAGAACCCCTTACTTTGAGTTATTCGATCAATTCTAATTCCATGCAGGTTGTTGACTTTTTCACATTCAAAAATAAACTGCATGTCCCACAAGAATATAAAAATGCAGCCTTGAATGGTTTTAAGGTGAATGGTAAAATTGATACAAGCAATAAAGAAATTATTAAAGAACAAGGTTTTCCATTTGGTGAGGTTACAATCAGTAAACTGGAATGGCGATTTAACCGAACGCCTCTTCTTTTTAGAGATTTCAATATCAAATTTATTCATAAACCGAATGAGATGATTATTGAAGATTTTACAGGTAAAATTGGTGAGAGTGACTTTACCTTCAATGCTCATTTGGAAAATATTACGGATAGTACCAAGCATGATTTGAAAGGAACATTTGATGTGAATGCACAGATGCTCAACTTTAATGAGTTGCTAAATGCAAATTTTGTGGAGGCTAGCAGTAGCAGTGGTAACCCCCAAGCCCAGACAACATCTCAACAAGTAAGCACTACCGATACCTTAACGTTTAATCCTTTTACGGCCAAGTATCCTTCTTTTGATCTAAAGGTGAATATATCTCACATGAAATATGCAAAGATGGATATTACGAATTTTAGAGGTCAGATTGTCACCACACCAAATCGTGTAATTCATTTTAAAGATATCGGGACTGATGCTGCAGGTGGAAGACTAAATTTTAATGGCGACCTAAATCTTATCGATGCTGAAAATGCAGTCTTCAAAAGTAAAGCTGAAGCGAAAGAATTGGATATGAATTTGATTCATTTTGAAACAACCTATGAAGGCGAAACATATAGTGTAGCAGATAATTTTGACGGTATTTTAAATGCTCAAATCAATTCATCTTTATACTTAAACCCTGATTTGACAGTGAATTTGGATAAGTCTGTAGCAGACATTGAAGCATCTATTCGGGATGGAAAAATACAAAACTTTGGTCCCTTAGAAGCCATGTCAAAATACTTTAGTAATAAAGACTTAAATAATATCAGATTTGCTGAAATCAAGAATACTTTGGAGTTGAAAAATGCGAAGGTGACTATTCCAAAAATGGATATCAGTTCTACAATCGGTCAATTGTACATTACAGGGCAGCAAGGTTTAGATATGAGTATGGCTTACCTTGTAGAAGTGCCTGTAAAGTTGGTGAGAAGTGTAGCTTGGAACACACTTACAGGTAGAAAGAAAAAAAGCGATAGTGAAGATGAGATCATGACCGATGAAGGCGGTAAATATGTTGCAATCCGAATAGTAGGAGATGTTGAGGAGTATGATGTGAAACTCGGAAAAGGTAAAAAGGTAAGACAGCATCAGAAGGAAAAAAAGAAAGAAGAAAAGAAAAGTAAAAAAGATAAAAATTAG